The Syngnathoides biaculeatus isolate LvHL_M chromosome 6, ASM1980259v1, whole genome shotgun sequence genome has a window encoding:
- the edc3 gene encoding enhancer of mRNA-decapping protein 3: protein MAADWLGCLVSINCGSTLGVYQGEVSSVDQSCQTISLRQPFHNGVKCPVSEVTFSAIDIKDLKILEIRNAQNNSAALTNTSSVPVAVPKGDLRTVEMVNSLQHCSKSYGDRHLDVPKGFRRRHNSWSSSSRGGNQATPKKNGLKNGSSQMKQRDDECFGDGMDDGLDTDFDFEGNLALFDKAAVFSEIDTSERRNGARSRGTPHDQTPSRYRHDENIIEGKPIVYRQITVPQPGAKEYCTDSGLVVPSIAYELHKRLLSVAERYGLTLERRLEMTGVCASQMALTLLGGPNRFTPKNLHQRPTVALLCGPHVQGAQGISCGRHLANHEVEVVLFLPNFVKMLDSVTSELTLFNKTDGKLVLNIKDLPDTPVDLIINCLDCHENTFLMDQPWYRAAADWANQNRAPVLSLDPPVSGQGLAVEAKWSLSLCLPLPLAEGAGRVYLCDIGIPRQVFQEVGIKYLSPFGCKFVIPLHSA from the exons atGGCTGCGGATTGGCTGGGTTGTTTAGTGTCAATCAACTGTGGCTCGACACTGGGAGTCTATCAAGGAGAGGTATCATCAGTGGACCAGTCCTGTCAAACCATTTCGCTCAGACAACCTTTCCACAACGGAGTCAAGTGCCCGGTTTCAGAGGTCACATTCAG TGCCATTGACATAAAGGACCTCAAGATCTTGGAAATCAGAAATGCTCAAAATAACTCTGCAGCGTTGACTAATACAAGCAGTGTCCCGGTTGCAGTACCAAAAGGTGATCTTCGGACAGTAGAGATGGTCAATTCTCTGCAACACTGCTCCAAAAGCTATGGAGACCGCCATCTGGATGTCCCGAAGGGCTTCAGGCGAAGACACAACTCCT GGTCATCAAGCAGTCGAGGCGGAAACCAAGCCACGCCCAAAAAGAATGGGCTGAAAAATGGGAGCAGCCAGATGAAGCAAAGGGACGATGAGTGCTTCGGCGATGGCATGGACGACGGCTTGGACACAGACTTCGATTTTGAAGGGAACTTGGCGCTTTTCGACAAAGCGGCCGTTTTTTCAGAGATTGACACATCGGAGCGTCGTAATGGGGCAAGGTCACGAGGTACCCCTCACGACCAGACTCCCTCGCGGTACCGCCACGACGAGAACATTATTGAGGGCAAACCCATAGTCTACAGACAGATAACAGTACCACAGCCTGGAGCCAAAGAATATTGCACTG ACTCTGGACTGGTTGTACCCAGTATCGCATATGAACTGCACAAGCGTCTGCTGTCAGTTGCAGAGCGATATGGCCTCACGCTGGAGCGGCGACTTGAGATGACCGGCGTGTGTGCTAGTCAGATGGCGCTCACACTGCTTGGTGGGCCAAACAG GTTCACGCCAAAGAATCTTCACCAGCGTCCCACAGTTGCGCTGCTGTGTGGTCCGCACGTGCAGGGGGCTCAGGGCATCAGCTGCGGTCGTCACCTGGCCAATCACGAAGTTGAGGTCGTCCTGTTCCTTCCGAACTTTGTCAAGATGCTCGACTCCGTCACCAGCGAGCTCACTCTCTTTAATAAGACTGACGGCAAGCTAGTATTAAACATCAAAG ACCTGCCAGACACCCCTGTGGATCTGATCATCAACTGCCTCGACTGCCATGAGAACACATTCCTGATGGATCAGCCCTGGTACCGAGCAGCTGCAGACTGGGCTAACCAGAACCGGGCGCCGGTGCTCAGTTTAGATCCTCCCGTTAGTGGACAGGGACTGGCAGTGGAAGCCAAGTGGTCCCTCTCCCTTTGCCTCCCCCTACCCCTAGCAGAGGGGGCTGGCAGGGTTTACCTGTGCGACATAGGTATTCCCCGCCAGGTGTTTCAGGAAGTGGGCATCAAGTACCTTTCTCCGTTTGGGTGCAAATTTGTCATCCCGCTGCACTCAGCATAA
- the LOC133502572 gene encoding synaptotagmin-4-like isoform X1: MCPAICRQPVQGVPSGPKIAGIGSRTPASLVRRVVRQDVQMSKGLICPPQIFILLHYNPHTHRIKVAVLRADNLENLIHTSTTADYQVMIKLHHDGLVISSRETKQTSFAVWNSYFLFDLPPGDISRLALMVEFIIIQSHARSQCKVLGRVLIGAEAPDVGRAHWRDMCNLQGERSRWHTVLPEPS, translated from the exons atgtgccctgcgatttgccggcaaccagtccagggtgtaccctctggcccgaagatagctgggatagggtcaagAACGCCTGcatcccttgtgagg CGTGTGGTTCGACAGGATGTGCAGATGTCGAAGGGGCTTATCTGTCCTCCACAGATCTTCATTCTGCTGCACTATAACCCTCACACACATCGGATCAAGGTGGCAGTCCTGAGGGCTGACAACTTGGAGAACCTCATCCACACGTCAACTACAGCAG ACTACCAGGTGATGATCAAGCTGCATCACGACGGGCTTGTGATCAGCAgcagagaaacaaaacaaacctcgTTTGCTGTGTGGAACTCCTACTTCCTGTTTGACCTCCCCCCAGGAGACATCAGTCGATTAGCACTAATGGTGGAGTTCATAATCATACAG AGTCATGCGCGGTCACAATGTAAAGTTCTTGGTCGAGTCCTCATCGGTGCAGAGGCTCCAGATGTGGGACGTGCTCACTGGAGGGATATGTGCAATCTCCAAGGGGAGCGCTCACGCTGGCACACAGTTCTACCAGAACCTTCATAG
- the LOC133502572 gene encoding synaptotagmin-4-like isoform X3 produces the protein MCPAICRQPVQGVPSGPKIAGIGSRTPASLVRIFILLHYNPHTHRIKVAVLRADNLENLIHTSTTADYQVMIKLHHDGLVISSRETKQTSFAVWNSYFLFDLPPGDISRLALMVEFIIIQSHARSQCKVLGRVLIGAEAPDVGRAHWRDMCNLQGERSRWHTVLPEPS, from the exons atgtgccctgcgatttgccggcaaccagtccagggtgtaccctctggcccgaagatagctgggatagggtcaagAACGCCTGcatcccttgtgagg ATCTTCATTCTGCTGCACTATAACCCTCACACACATCGGATCAAGGTGGCAGTCCTGAGGGCTGACAACTTGGAGAACCTCATCCACACGTCAACTACAGCAG ACTACCAGGTGATGATCAAGCTGCATCACGACGGGCTTGTGATCAGCAgcagagaaacaaaacaaacctcgTTTGCTGTGTGGAACTCCTACTTCCTGTTTGACCTCCCCCCAGGAGACATCAGTCGATTAGCACTAATGGTGGAGTTCATAATCATACAG AGTCATGCGCGGTCACAATGTAAAGTTCTTGGTCGAGTCCTCATCGGTGCAGAGGCTCCAGATGTGGGACGTGCTCACTGGAGGGATATGTGCAATCTCCAAGGGGAGCGCTCACGCTGGCACACAGTTCTACCAGAACCTTCATAG
- the LOC133502572 gene encoding synaptotagmin-4-like isoform X5: protein MSKGLICPPQIFILLHYNPHTHRIKVAVLRADNLENLIHTSTTADYQVMIKLHHDGLVISSRETKQTSFAVWNSYFLFDLPPGDISRLALMVEFIIIQSHARSQCKVLGRVLIGAEAPDVGRAHWRDMCNLQGERSRWHTVLPEPS from the exons ATGTCGAAGGGGCTTATCTGTCCTCCACAGATCTTCATTCTGCTGCACTATAACCCTCACACACATCGGATCAAGGTGGCAGTCCTGAGGGCTGACAACTTGGAGAACCTCATCCACACGTCAACTACAGCAG ACTACCAGGTGATGATCAAGCTGCATCACGACGGGCTTGTGATCAGCAgcagagaaacaaaacaaacctcgTTTGCTGTGTGGAACTCCTACTTCCTGTTTGACCTCCCCCCAGGAGACATCAGTCGATTAGCACTAATGGTGGAGTTCATAATCATACAG AGTCATGCGCGGTCACAATGTAAAGTTCTTGGTCGAGTCCTCATCGGTGCAGAGGCTCCAGATGTGGGACGTGCTCACTGGAGGGATATGTGCAATCTCCAAGGGGAGCGCTCACGCTGGCACACAGTTCTACCAGAACCTTCATAG
- the LOC133502572 gene encoding synaptotagmin-4-like isoform X4, with amino-acid sequence MPQKRVVRQDVQMSKGLICPPQIFILLHYNPHTHRIKVAVLRADNLENLIHTSTTADYQVMIKLHHDGLVISSRETKQTSFAVWNSYFLFDLPPGDISRLALMVEFIIIQSHARSQCKVLGRVLIGAEAPDVGRAHWRDMCNLQGERSRWHTVLPEPS; translated from the exons ATGCCCCAAAAG CGTGTGGTTCGACAGGATGTGCAGATGTCGAAGGGGCTTATCTGTCCTCCACAGATCTTCATTCTGCTGCACTATAACCCTCACACACATCGGATCAAGGTGGCAGTCCTGAGGGCTGACAACTTGGAGAACCTCATCCACACGTCAACTACAGCAG ACTACCAGGTGATGATCAAGCTGCATCACGACGGGCTTGTGATCAGCAgcagagaaacaaaacaaacctcgTTTGCTGTGTGGAACTCCTACTTCCTGTTTGACCTCCCCCCAGGAGACATCAGTCGATTAGCACTAATGGTGGAGTTCATAATCATACAG AGTCATGCGCGGTCACAATGTAAAGTTCTTGGTCGAGTCCTCATCGGTGCAGAGGCTCCAGATGTGGGACGTGCTCACTGGAGGGATATGTGCAATCTCCAAGGGGAGCGCTCACGCTGGCACACAGTTCTACCAGAACCTTCATAG
- the LOC133502572 gene encoding synaptotagmin-4-like isoform X2 yields the protein MCPAICRQPVQGVPSGPKIAGIGSRTPASLVRDVQMSKGLICPPQIFILLHYNPHTHRIKVAVLRADNLENLIHTSTTADYQVMIKLHHDGLVISSRETKQTSFAVWNSYFLFDLPPGDISRLALMVEFIIIQSHARSQCKVLGRVLIGAEAPDVGRAHWRDMCNLQGERSRWHTVLPEPS from the exons atgtgccctgcgatttgccggcaaccagtccagggtgtaccctctggcccgaagatagctgggatagggtcaagAACGCCTGcatcccttgtgagg GATGTGCAGATGTCGAAGGGGCTTATCTGTCCTCCACAGATCTTCATTCTGCTGCACTATAACCCTCACACACATCGGATCAAGGTGGCAGTCCTGAGGGCTGACAACTTGGAGAACCTCATCCACACGTCAACTACAGCAG ACTACCAGGTGATGATCAAGCTGCATCACGACGGGCTTGTGATCAGCAgcagagaaacaaaacaaacctcgTTTGCTGTGTGGAACTCCTACTTCCTGTTTGACCTCCCCCCAGGAGACATCAGTCGATTAGCACTAATGGTGGAGTTCATAATCATACAG AGTCATGCGCGGTCACAATGTAAAGTTCTTGGTCGAGTCCTCATCGGTGCAGAGGCTCCAGATGTGGGACGTGCTCACTGGAGGGATATGTGCAATCTCCAAGGGGAGCGCTCACGCTGGCACACAGTTCTACCAGAACCTTCATAG